Proteins co-encoded in one Setaria viridis chromosome 9, Setaria_viridis_v4.0, whole genome shotgun sequence genomic window:
- the LOC117839824 gene encoding TATA-box-binding protein, whose amino-acid sequence MRIRDPKTTALVFASGKIVCTGAKSEEHSRLAARKYARIVQKLGFSARFKDFKIQNIVGSCDVKFPIRLEGLALASGIFANYEPEIFPGLIYRMADPKIVILVFVSGKVVLTGAKVRDEIYTAFENIYPMLVQFRKRQQYG is encoded by the exons ATGAGGATAAGGGATCCCAAGACAACGGCACTGGTATTTGCTTCAGGGAAGATTGTTTGCACGGGAGCAAAGAGCGAAGAGCATTCAAGGCTTGCCGCGAGGAAG TATGCGCGAATTGTCCAAAAGCTCGGCTTCTCAGCTCGGTTCAAG GATTTCAAGATCCAGAATATTGTTGGGTCATGTGACGTCAAATTTCCTATTCGTCTGGAGGGCCTTGCTTTGGCCAGTGGCATTTTTGCCAAT TATGAGCCGGAGATCTTCCCTGGGCTGATCTACCGCATGGCGGACCCCAAGATCGTgatcctcgtcttcgtctctggCAAGGTCGTCCTCACCGGAGCCAAGGTCCGGGATGAGATATACACCGCGTTTGAGAACATATACCCGATGCTCGTGCAGTTCAGGAAACGGCAGCAGTATGG ATAG